Genomic window (Streptomyces clavuligerus):
GGCGAGCCGGAGCTGCCCGGGTGTCCACAGACCCCGGCGTACGTACTCCCGCCCGGCGCCGTATACGGGGACCGAGTAGGCCGCGTACAGATACTGGAGCATGACGGCCAGCTCCAGCGTGGCGGCGTCGCGCAGCAGCCGGACGAGGCGGCCCCGTGAGTCGGCACCCCCGCCCCTGGCCCTGGCCCCGGCGCGCCCGCCGCCTTCCGCCGGGGCCGTCAGAACCAACCGTTCCGGCGACTGCCGGGCCCGTAGATAGGTCAGCAGCAGACGCGCCTTCGGCTCGGACAGATCCCGGGTCGGCGGCATGTAGAAGGTCTTCGCCTTGTTGCGCGGGTCGCACATCTGCCAGATCAGCTTCGCGTACGTCTCCACCTTGCACCGGTCCGCGAGGCTGAAGACCTCCTCCTTCATGAACGAGTACAGCTGCTCGTAGCACGCGAGGACCTCCCGGTGGACGAGGTCGAAGGTCGCCTCGTCGGGGGTGGTCCCGGACAGCCGCCAGTCGTCGGGGAGCACCCGCAGCGACAGATGACCTGCGCCGGGCCAGAAGCCGAGCGCGTCGTCGTGGTCGTAGCCGAGGGCCGCCGAGCCGGGCTGGTCCGGGTCGCAGGGCAGATCACCGGCGTCGGCGGAGAGCAGGACGCGGGCGGTACCGGCCGCCGCGCCCCGCAGGGTGAACCAGCCCTGGCCGGTGCGGTCCGTGTCCAGGACACAGGCGCTCGACCAGGCCCCGTCCCCGTTCCCGCTCCCGTCCCCGCTCCCGGTTCCGGTGCCGTCCCGCCGTCCCGCGCGCAGCCGGACGATGTCGAGGTCCGCGCACCGCGCCTTGGGGTTCCGCGCGGCCGGATGGCGCGGCAGGGCCCTGGGGTTGAAGAACTGCCGTACGCCGATCCCGCCGACGGCCGCCGGACGGCCCCGGACGAAGGACCGCACCAGCACCTCGACATCGTGGTCCGCGTCGTCCGGGCCCCGGGGATGCTCCAGGATCAGCGACGCGTCGTCGACCTGGACGTTGATCTCCTTCTCGCGCAGCAGTGTCCCGGGGGCGTATGGGCCGCTCCCGGTGCCCGTCAGACACAGCGCCTCCTCGGCCACGGCGCTCGCCGGGAGTTCGGCGGGGACCGTCACCACCCCGCTGGCCAGGGCGTACGCCGCCCCGGTATACGCCTGCCGGGGGACGCGGGCCACCAGCCGTCCGCTGTCCGCCGTCCGCAGTTCGAGATCGCCGAGGTCGACCGGCACCGGGAGGGCGGCCTCTGCCGCCGGTCCCGGGAGGGCGGCCTCTGCCGTGGTGCCGTCCGCCGCCCGGACGGTGGCGGGCACCGCGGTGATCATGTTGAGGGTGACGTGGTCGTCCGTGAGCCCGACGGTGAGAGGGCGCAGACCGGCCGTCCGGCCCGCCGCCGTCGCGTGTGCCGTGTGCGCTGTGTGCGGACGTTCCGGTACGAGCAGCCGCCCCGCCGGGTAGGTGCGCGGCTCGTCCGGGCGCCAGGGGGCGATCGTCCCGCGCAGCAGCCACCGTCCCGGTCGGCCGGGCGCCCGCGGGGCGGACGGATGGCCGAGCGCGAACTGCACCACCAGACCGCCGAACTCCCCGGCCGCCGCCGTGTCCCGCAGCCGCCGCGCGGCGGGGGACAGCGCCGTCTCGTCGAGCCAGGTCAGCCCCTCGTCCCCGCCGCCCACGACGAACTGGTGCAGCGCCGACCGCCGCCGCCCGTGCGCGGACGGGTGGTGCCACCGCGGCGGGTGGAAGCCGTGGACGTCCCCGGTGGCCATGTAGCCGACGTCGTGGGAGCGTCCCGCGCGGCCGAAGCAGAACCGGCCGACCATGAGCGTCGTGGTCCAGTCGGACGCCGGGTCGACGTCGAAGACCCGGGCCCGGTTGACCGTGGTGGCCAGGTACTCGTTGTAGTGCCCCCACAGGTCGACCCGCCGTCCCACCACCGGGTCGGCGGTGTCGAAGTCGCCCGCGGCGCTCTCGGCGCTGACGATCCGGGCGTCGACCGAGAAGTGGCCGTTGCCGGAGAAGTCCTCCCCCTTGCCGGAGAAGTCCTCGCCCTTGGCGGACAGGTCCTCGCCCCTGGTGGTGGAGCGGGTGGCGGCGGAACGGGTGGCGGGGGAGCGGGTGTCGGCGGAGTGGGGCCCGGCCGCCGCCGGACGGACCGCGCCGCCGGGCCCCGGGCCCAGCCGGTCGCGCGGGTCCAGCCGGTCCAGTCGGTCGAGGCTGTCGTGGTACTCGGCGGCCGGCCGATGCGCCGGGAAGGCCCGCCCGTCGCCGGTGAGCGCGGTGTTCGTGGCCAGGTCGACAAGGCCGCTGCGGGGCCCGGTGGGCAGCCGGACCACCGCCGTGCCGCGGAAGTGCAGCCGGGGCAGATCGAAAACGCTCATGCGGTGTCCTCCGAGCCGGGGGAGCCTGCCGGGCCGTCCGAGCCGATGGGGCCCCTGCGGGACGACCGTCCCGGGGCGACCCCGCAGGCGTTCACACCGGACCGTTCGAGCGGGCCGGACGGGTGGTCGCCAGAACGCGGCGCGCCGTGCGGGGCTCGTACCACTCGATGCCGTGCGCGACGTCGATCGCCGACTCGATCGCGCCCTCGATCCACGCGGGCTTCGACGAGCAGTGCTCACCGGCGAAGTGGAGCCCCCGCTGCGGCCGGGCCGCCTCCCGCCGCTCCGCCTCGCGGAGGACGGCCTCCTGGCCCCAGCGGACCGTGGCCGCGCCCCGGGACCACCGGTGGGTGCCCCAGTCCCGGCCCGCCACGCCCAGGACCATGCCCGGACGGCGCAGCTCGGGGTGGATCACGCTC
Coding sequences:
- a CDS encoding ferritin-like domain-containing protein, which produces MSVFDLPRLHFRGTAVVRLPTGPRSGLVDLATNTALTGDGRAFPAHRPAAEYHDSLDRLDRLDPRDRLGPGPGGAVRPAAAGPHSADTRSPATRSAATRSTTRGEDLSAKGEDFSGKGEDFSGNGHFSVDARIVSAESAAGDFDTADPVVGRRVDLWGHYNEYLATTVNRARVFDVDPASDWTTTLMVGRFCFGRAGRSHDVGYMATGDVHGFHPPRWHHPSAHGRRRSALHQFVVGGGDEGLTWLDETALSPAARRLRDTAAAGEFGGLVVQFALGHPSAPRAPGRPGRWLLRGTIAPWRPDEPRTYPAGRLLVPERPHTAHTAHATAAGRTAGLRPLTVGLTDDHVTLNMITAVPATVRAADGTTAEAALPGPAAEAALPVPVDLGDLELRTADSGRLVARVPRQAYTGAAYALASGVVTVPAELPASAVAEEALCLTGTGSGPYAPGTLLREKEINVQVDDASLILEHPRGPDDADHDVEVLVRSFVRGRPAAVGGIGVRQFFNPRALPRHPAARNPKARCADLDIVRLRAGRRDGTGTGSGDGSGNGDGAWSSACVLDTDRTGQGWFTLRGAAAGTARVLLSADAGDLPCDPDQPGSAALGYDHDDALGFWPGAGHLSLRVLPDDWRLSGTTPDEATFDLVHREVLACYEQLYSFMKEEVFSLADRCKVETYAKLIWQMCDPRNKAKTFYMPPTRDLSEPKARLLLTYLRARQSPERLVLTAPAEGGGRAGARARGGGADSRGRLVRLLRDAATLELAVMLQYLYAAYSVPVYGAGREYVRRGLWTPGQLRLACGDGGETLDEGIRGMLLTVAREEMVHFLLVGNILTAVGEPFAVPLVDFGTVNHELPLPLDLALERLGPGSVERFALIERPDDLVGEVRTSGMTGTEGMEGVKGGDGLPTGGSGPRTGGGGTRTYGGGGGTRTYANGGGARPYASLSELYADIREGLRSVPDLFPVDRGRGGGEHHLFLRESVDRRHPDYQMEVDDLSSALFAIDVITEQGEGGVLAPRGADTSHYASFLRIGELLRGAPGGAGAHPGGARGGPWNPAHPVVRNPTLRRGNGAMVTVTDPDARSVMGLFNRAYFMALQLMAQHFGERPDGSLRRSDLMNAAIDMMTGLMRPLAELLVTLPSGWPGTTAGPSFELDGRPAPVSRPDVARADIARRLDDLAADCREHPLVPGRVGGMSAFWADHFRPPAHG